Proteins found in one Lycium ferocissimum isolate CSIRO_LF1 chromosome 6, AGI_CSIRO_Lferr_CH_V1, whole genome shotgun sequence genomic segment:
- the LOC132058928 gene encoding uncharacterized protein LOC132058928 — MSVACGFECVVVLGCMRWVWKRCTYIGNDDSATWPPATYDEFEPIPRLCQTILAVYEDDLHNPKFPPEGGYKLNPDWAVKRVAYEETLGNAPPYLIYLDHDHHEIVVAIRGLNLVKESDYKCLMDNKLGQQMFDGGYVHHGLLKAAIWMLNKESETLKRLWVENGKSYKMIFVGHSLGSGVASLLTIIVANHGGKLGGIPRSLISCYAVAPARCMSLNLAVKYADVIHSVVLQDDFLPRTPTPLEDIFRTVFCLPCLLFLVCLRDTFIPEDRKLRDPRRLYAPGRMYHVVERKFCRCGRFPPDVRTAIPVDGRFEHIVLSCNATSDHGIIWIQRESEKALARLKEASSEAPTTPPPVQKIERQHTLEKEHKKALERAVTLKIPHAVPKDAEEEPLVHKEEESARGVTEAASPIKGEEDASTSTGHSADVRTNWNEVVEKLFTRDETGKLTLNKEASGE; from the exons ATGTCAGTTGCTTGTGGATTTGAATGTGTAGTAGTGTTAGGATGTATGCGTTGGGTATGGAAACGTTGTACTTACATAGGTAATGATGACAGTGCCACGTGGCCTCCAGCAACCTACGATGAATTTGAACCTATTCCTCGTCTTTGTCAAACAATTCTAGCTGTTTATGAAGATGATCTTCATAACCCAAAATTTCCACCTGAAGGAGGTTATAAGCTTAATCCTGACTGGGCTGTGAAACGTGTTGCTTATGAAGAAACACTTG GTAATGCTCCACCTTATTTGATTTACCTTGATCATGACCACCATGAGATTGTTGTAGCCATTAGGGGTTTAAATTTGGTTAAAGAAAGTGATTATAAATGCTTGATGGATAATAAGCTTGGGCAACAGATGTTTGATGGTGGGTATGTGCATCATGGTTTGTTGAAGGCAGCAATTTGGATGTTGAACAAAGAATCCGAGACTTTAAAAAGGCTTTGGGTTGAGAATGGGAAGAGTTACAAGATGATCTTTGTTGGGCATTCTTTGGGTTCTGGAGTTGCATCTTTGTTGACTATAATTGTGGCGAATCACGGGGGTAAATTAGGGGGTATCCCGAGGAGTTTAATCAGTTGCTATGCTGTTGCTCCTGCTAGGTGTATGTCGCTCAACTTGGCTGTTAAGTATGCTGATGTTATACACTCAGTGGTTTTGCAG gaCGATTTCTTACCAAGAACACCCACCCCACTGGAAGATATATTCAGAACTGTCTTCTG TTTACCGTGCTTGTTATTTTTGGTGTGCTTGAGAGATACCTTCATACCTGAAGATAGGAAGCTTAGAGATCCAAGAAGATTATATGCACCTGGTCGAATGTATCACGTTGTTGAAAGAAAATTTTGCAG ATGTGGGAGATTCCCTCCAGATGTTAGAACTGCTATCCCAGTTGATGGAAGATTTGAACATATTGTGCTGTCCTGCAATGCAACATCGGATCATGGAATTATATGGATACAAAGAGAATCAGAAAAGGCATTAGCA AGACTCAAGGAGGCTAGTTCTGAGGCACCGACGACCCCACCGCCAGTACAGAAAATTGAAAGGCAGCACACACTagaaaaagaacataaaaagGCACTAGAAAGAGCTGTTACTTTAAAAATTCCACATGCGGTGCCAAAAGATGCAGAGGAGGAACCCTTAGTGCATAAAGAGGAAGAATCAGCACGAGGAGTAACAGAGGCGGCTTCTCCCATAAAAGGCGAAGAAGATGCATCCACAAGTACAGGCCATTCTGCTGATGTAAGAACTAACTGGAATGAAGTAGTTGAAAAACTTTTCACGAGAGATGAAACAGGGAAGTTAACACTGAACAAAGAAGCAAGTGGTGAATAA